One genomic region from Armatimonadota bacterium encodes:
- a CDS encoding M28 family peptidase: MRFGAVFVLAGLVASVWGQPDYVSIADTISTSRIRQTVETLSAMGSRVPGYAGNRAAAEQVARQFREIGLENVQLEKFVATSPVDQGAMLTTPLLKEPLRVYPLWPNLVQASHGRASGGLIDAGKASLEEFRGFRVQGSIALVDFNCGADWLNAARLGASAIVFVEPVSTVRGEAEAKFLTAPADIPRYWVSRTDGIRLRAALARAGRGEASIQCQMPWQRADAYNVVGILPGEKPSRETIVINAYYDSMSIVPSLAPGADSASGIAALLELARCFKKQRNDRTIMFVANGAHFIGLLGVREFIERRLHEWRPRSLIEKVTGSKRDPPEIYLFASLDLSSRSPCIAPFYKSWYYDVREDLLVRFAPIGRTLRDHAAKIATALNADPKRLFADGINAVEGKVWRNHIPGATAFDSEAATLAGAFGVTFATVDDARPLVDTPFDLPEETNPANVAIQTKTLACLFHHLLNDPRQSLDAANRLPVREPSNWARMHLQGGFGKLGGHVYRFDPNKSFVPNTPVKGSLAVHFSSGKTFMGVRGHLVQLTDDSHPEPTLQARFDFVGVAPVTAYASSGRTFIQAYHINSETGKIDYAPDQGLQGAQSYPLDFPMNVGQMDRQVVLFPCAATTLFDLIDPQSLRMLQTIQVYDGATDAAPREFGAVFIPVSLAFQAYVEDIAVAFATPGARIKLKLGIGPGEDRLLLINPSPDSPERGKGYWVGSNLPQGVEASERDQAMIGGRMSMTAFRAAEDMLALNDFRLQRLKKHRISNPGEEALQAEGKTALEKANEALARLDYAAADSYARAAWGFAARAYPGIKGASSDVVNGVIFYLALLIPFSYFMERLLIHARNLKLQLIWASAIFVAVFIGLRYLHPAFEITSSPVIVFIAFVMGALSLIVSTLIISRFEEQARGGAMDAHRADVGRMSAAAAALNLGISNMRKRKLRTLLTSLSLVMVSFVSLSFTSIVSALRFNETPAPGTPAYNGILVRAPDLSPLQESAFRLLRDEFAGQAPVSGRAWFFGAQLGESSFITLRRGDRKYDARALIGLSHEEGAISKLGSALVAGRWFTPFDENAILLADRTARILGVRNEEAGQASVEFGGAQYRVVGILSSEAVKSITDLDNEILTPADFVQMQRLQRQGRTSGGSGFQEYVRMEPDTVAFVPFRTAINLGAGIYSVAIDFGSVERAQQALKSDLMPRLNLNLYAGLGEKTARYSTMQSAKGEGLEYVVLPAILAGMIVLSTMLGSVYERLREISIFSAVGLAPAHIAMLFLAEAMVYGLLGCVAGYFLGQLTTLGLHAVGWLPGLTLNFSSASAAMSVGIVMAVALISTLYPARKAGQAATPAMDRGWRLPEHQGDDWEIELPFTVSAGQVGAAARFIAEWLEAHGEHSLGEFMTQDVVSLVEADSGSVEATAWLAPFDLGVSQSVRLLLRPAAVHGVFSVHIHLHRLSGDVSNWVRLNRRFMDQFRKQFLVWRTLSEEKRERYLAVAH; this comes from the coding sequence ATGCGTTTTGGGGCTGTGTTCGTTCTGGCGGGTTTGGTAGCGAGCGTTTGGGGGCAGCCCGACTACGTTTCGATCGCCGATACGATCTCGACCTCTCGGATACGGCAGACGGTGGAGACGCTTTCGGCCATGGGGTCTCGCGTGCCGGGGTACGCGGGCAATCGGGCGGCGGCAGAGCAGGTGGCTCGACAGTTCCGAGAGATCGGGCTGGAAAATGTCCAGCTTGAGAAGTTCGTCGCGACTTCGCCGGTCGACCAAGGGGCGATGCTGACGACGCCGTTGCTCAAAGAGCCATTGCGCGTCTACCCGCTCTGGCCCAATTTGGTGCAGGCCAGCCATGGTCGGGCATCTGGCGGACTGATCGATGCGGGCAAAGCTTCTTTGGAGGAGTTTCGAGGCTTTCGAGTGCAAGGTTCGATCGCGCTGGTCGACTTCAATTGCGGCGCGGATTGGCTGAACGCGGCGAGGCTGGGCGCGTCGGCCATCGTATTTGTGGAGCCAGTTTCGACTGTCCGGGGTGAGGCCGAAGCCAAGTTTTTAACCGCGCCGGCAGACATCCCGCGCTACTGGGTCTCTCGAACGGACGGGATTCGGCTTCGCGCGGCGCTGGCTCGTGCGGGCAGGGGCGAAGCGAGCATCCAATGCCAGATGCCGTGGCAAAGGGCCGACGCATACAACGTCGTTGGCATTTTGCCGGGCGAGAAGCCGAGCCGAGAGACGATCGTCATCAACGCCTACTACGATTCGATGTCGATCGTGCCTTCGCTGGCGCCGGGCGCCGATTCGGCCTCGGGCATAGCGGCGCTCTTAGAGCTAGCGCGCTGTTTTAAGAAGCAGCGCAACGATCGCACAATCATGTTTGTTGCGAACGGAGCGCACTTCATCGGTCTTTTGGGAGTGCGAGAGTTTATCGAGCGGCGGTTGCACGAATGGCGGCCGAGGAGCCTCATCGAAAAAGTTACCGGCTCAAAGCGCGATCCTCCCGAAATCTACCTCTTTGCGTCGCTCGATCTATCCAGCCGGTCGCCCTGTATCGCGCCGTTTTACAAGAGTTGGTATTACGACGTGCGCGAGGACTTGCTGGTGCGGTTTGCGCCGATAGGCAGGACTTTGCGAGACCATGCGGCGAAGATCGCGACCGCGCTAAACGCCGACCCAAAGCGTCTCTTTGCCGATGGGATCAATGCGGTCGAAGGGAAAGTGTGGCGCAACCATATTCCGGGAGCCACAGCCTTTGACAGCGAGGCCGCAACGCTGGCGGGCGCGTTTGGCGTTACGTTTGCGACGGTTGACGACGCCCGTCCATTGGTCGATACGCCCTTCGATTTGCCGGAAGAGACCAATCCGGCGAACGTGGCCATCCAGACAAAGACGTTGGCCTGCCTGTTCCATCATCTCCTCAACGATCCTCGGCAATCGCTGGACGCGGCCAATCGGTTGCCGGTAAGGGAGCCATCGAATTGGGCGCGGATGCATTTGCAGGGCGGATTCGGGAAGTTGGGCGGGCACGTTTATCGATTCGATCCGAACAAAAGTTTTGTGCCCAACACCCCCGTCAAAGGCTCGCTGGCGGTCCACTTTAGCAGCGGAAAGACCTTCATGGGCGTGCGCGGCCATCTGGTTCAGTTGACCGACGACAGCCATCCCGAACCTACGCTACAGGCGCGGTTCGATTTTGTCGGCGTGGCGCCCGTAACCGCTTACGCCTCTTCTGGAAGAACCTTTATCCAGGCCTATCATATCAATTCTGAGACGGGCAAGATCGACTATGCTCCCGATCAAGGATTGCAGGGCGCTCAAAGCTACCCGCTCGACTTTCCCATGAACGTCGGGCAGATGGACCGGCAGGTCGTGCTCTTTCCGTGCGCGGCGACCACGCTTTTCGATTTGATCGATCCGCAATCGCTGAGGATGTTGCAGACGATCCAGGTTTACGACGGTGCGACGGACGCGGCGCCCAGAGAGTTTGGGGCGGTGTTCATACCGGTATCGCTGGCGTTTCAGGCTTATGTTGAGGACATTGCGGTGGCGTTTGCGACGCCGGGCGCGCGGATCAAACTCAAGTTAGGCATAGGCCCGGGCGAAGACCGACTGCTCCTGATCAATCCGTCGCCCGATTCCCCTGAGCGAGGAAAGGGCTATTGGGTCGGATCCAACCTTCCGCAAGGCGTTGAGGCGAGCGAACGGGACCAGGCAATGATCGGCGGGCGGATGTCGATGACCGCCTTTCGTGCCGCAGAGGACATGCTGGCGCTGAACGACTTTCGGCTGCAGAGGTTGAAAAAGCACCGGATCTCCAATCCTGGCGAGGAAGCCCTGCAGGCAGAGGGCAAGACGGCCTTAGAGAAGGCCAATGAGGCGTTAGCGCGATTGGATTATGCGGCTGCCGATTCGTATGCTCGCGCGGCTTGGGGATTCGCCGCTCGCGCCTATCCGGGCATCAAGGGCGCGTCGTCCGATGTAGTGAACGGCGTGATTTTCTATCTGGCGCTGCTGATACCGTTCTCTTATTTTATGGAGAGGCTTTTGATCCACGCTCGGAATCTCAAACTGCAATTGATCTGGGCGAGCGCGATCTTTGTGGCCGTGTTTATCGGGCTTCGATACTTGCATCCCGCGTTCGAGATCACCAGCAGTCCGGTCATCGTGTTCATCGCCTTCGTGATGGGCGCTCTGTCGCTGATCGTCTCGACGTTGATCATCAGTCGTTTTGAGGAGCAGGCCAGGGGAGGCGCGATGGATGCGCATCGGGCCGACGTCGGCCGAATGAGCGCCGCGGCCGCGGCGCTGAATCTGGGAATCAGCAACATGCGCAAGCGCAAGCTGAGAACCCTGCTGACCAGCCTATCCTTGGTGATGGTTTCGTTCGTGTCGCTCTCGTTCACTTCCATCGTCAGCGCGCTGCGATTCAACGAGACTCCCGCTCCTGGAACGCCCGCTTACAACGGCATTTTGGTTCGCGCCCCCGACCTGTCGCCATTGCAGGAATCGGCTTTTCGGTTGTTGCGAGACGAGTTTGCAGGCCAGGCGCCTGTGTCGGGCAGGGCTTGGTTTTTTGGGGCGCAATTGGGCGAGAGTTCGTTCATAACCCTTCGCCGAGGCGATCGGAAGTACGACGCTCGCGCTCTAATCGGCTTGTCGCACGAAGAGGGCGCAATCTCCAAACTGGGTTCTGCTCTGGTTGCCGGACGGTGGTTTACGCCGTTCGATGAGAACGCCATCCTATTGGCGGACCGAACGGCGCGCATTTTGGGCGTTCGCAATGAGGAGGCCGGCCAAGCGAGCGTGGAGTTTGGCGGCGCTCAGTATCGGGTAGTCGGGATTCTGAGTTCGGAGGCGGTCAAGTCGATTACAGACCTCGATAACGAGATTTTGACGCCGGCCGATTTTGTTCAGATGCAGAGGCTACAGAGGCAGGGAAGAACGTCGGGCGGCTCCGGGTTTCAGGAGTATGTGCGGATGGAGCCGGATACAGTGGCGTTTGTGCCGTTCCGAACAGCGATCAATCTGGGTGCGGGAATTTATTCGGTCGCGATCGATTTTGGATCGGTCGAAAGGGCGCAGCAAGCCTTAAAGAGCGATCTGATGCCAAGGCTCAATCTTAACCTCTATGCGGGGCTGGGCGAAAAAACAGCCCGATACAGCACCATGCAATCGGCAAAGGGCGAAGGGTTGGAATACGTGGTCTTGCCGGCAATCTTGGCAGGCATGATCGTCCTGAGCACGATGCTAGGTTCGGTCTACGAGCGGCTCCGGGAGATCAGCATTTTCAGCGCGGTGGGGCTGGCGCCGGCGCACATTGCGATGTTGTTTTTGGCCGAGGCGATGGTGTACGGCTTGTTAGGTTGCGTGGCGGGGTACTTCTTGGGTCAGTTGACGACTTTGGGCTTGCACGCGGTCGGATGGCTGCCGGGTTTGACTCTAAACTTTTCCAGCGCGTCGGCGGCCATGTCGGTGGGCATTGTGATGGCGGTCGCGCTCATTTCAACACTCTATCCAGCAAGGAAAGCCGGTCAAGCGGCCACACCCGCCATGGATCGCGGTTGGCGATTGCCCGAACATCAAGGCGACGATTGGGAGATCGAACTGCCCTTTACCGTTTCCGCAGGCCAGGTCGGCGCGGCTGCACGGTTCATCGCCGAGTGGCTGGAGGCGCACGGCGAGCACAGCCTGGGCGAATTCATGACCCAAGACGTCGTTTCTCTGGTTGAGGCCGATTCGGGCTCTGTCGAAGCGACGGCTTGGCTGGCGCCTTTCGACCTCGGCGTATCTCAGAGCGTTCGTCTTCTGTTGCGTCCGGCTGCTGTTCATGGCGTGTTCTCCGTTCATATTCATCTTCATCGTCTCAGCGGCGATGTTTCCAATTGGGTGCGGCTCAATCGTCGATTCATGGATCAATTTCGCAAGCAGTTCTTGGTCTGGCGAACCCTCAGCGAGGAGAAGAGGGAACGATACCTGGCCGTGGCTCACTGA
- the groL gene encoding chaperonin GroEL (60 kDa chaperone family; promotes refolding of misfolded polypeptides especially under stressful conditions; forms two stacked rings of heptamers to form a barrel-shaped 14mer; ends can be capped by GroES; misfolded proteins enter the barrel where they are refolded when GroES binds), whose product MAAKMLIFDEDARRALERGVNRVADAVKVTLGPRGRNVVLDKKWGAPTITKDGVTVAKEIELSDPWENMGAQLCREVASKTNDVAGDGTTTATVLAQGIVNEGMRYVTAGGNPIAVKRGIDLAVEKAIAAIKDMAKPISDADRQEVEYVASIAGNDPEVGHVVAEAMTKVGKDGVITVEESKGIQTTVETVEGMQFDRGYISPYFVTDAERMEAIIEDPLILIYEKKISSAQDLLPLLEKIAQTRRPAVLIAEDIEGDALATLVVNKLRGILSVAAVKAPGFGDRRKAMLEDIAVLTGGKFITEDLGLKLESVTLDQLGQAKKVVISKEDTTIIEGAGNRDDVVGRINMIKKQIETTDSSYDREKLQERLAKLSNGVAVIKVGAATETELKEKKMRFEDALSATRAAVEEGIVPGGGVTLINILPALENLGSDPDERTGVAIVRRALEEPLRQIAGNAGLEGSVVVEKTKSLDKGHGYNALTGEWVEMMTAGIIDPAKVTRTALENAASIASLVLTTETLVAEKPKKKEAPAPGGAPDYDDF is encoded by the coding sequence ATGGCTGCAAAGATGCTGATTTTTGACGAGGACGCTCGCCGCGCGTTAGAGCGAGGCGTCAATCGTGTGGCCGACGCGGTGAAAGTAACCTTGGGGCCGCGCGGTCGAAACGTTGTGCTGGACAAGAAATGGGGCGCCCCGACGATCACTAAGGACGGCGTTACCGTCGCTAAAGAGATCGAACTGAGCGATCCTTGGGAGAACATGGGCGCGCAGCTCTGCCGCGAAGTCGCCTCGAAAACCAACGACGTGGCCGGCGATGGCACCACCACCGCAACAGTGCTCGCCCAGGGCATCGTTAACGAAGGCATGAGATACGTAACGGCCGGCGGCAACCCGATCGCGGTCAAGCGCGGCATCGACCTGGCCGTAGAGAAGGCGATTGCCGCGATTAAGGATATGGCCAAGCCCATCAGCGATGCGGACCGACAGGAAGTGGAATACGTCGCCTCGATCGCGGGTAACGACCCAGAAGTCGGTCATGTCGTCGCCGAAGCGATGACCAAAGTCGGCAAAGACGGCGTTATCACGGTTGAAGAATCGAAGGGCATCCAGACCACGGTCGAGACGGTGGAAGGCATGCAGTTCGATCGCGGCTACATCTCGCCCTACTTTGTAACCGACGCCGAGCGAATGGAAGCGATCATCGAAGATCCGTTGATTCTGATCTACGAGAAGAAAATCTCCTCGGCTCAAGACCTGCTTCCTCTGCTAGAGAAGATCGCCCAGACCCGACGACCGGCCGTGCTGATCGCCGAGGACATAGAAGGCGACGCGCTGGCCACCCTGGTGGTCAATAAGCTTCGCGGGATCCTTTCCGTCGCCGCCGTCAAGGCGCCCGGATTTGGAGACCGCCGAAAGGCCATGCTCGAGGATATCGCCGTGCTGACAGGCGGCAAGTTCATCACCGAAGACCTCGGTTTGAAGTTGGAGAGCGTTACGCTCGACCAACTGGGCCAGGCCAAGAAGGTCGTGATCTCTAAGGAGGACACCACGATCATCGAGGGCGCCGGCAATCGGGACGACGTGGTCGGCCGCATCAACATGATCAAAAAGCAGATCGAGACCACGGATAGCAGCTACGACCGTGAGAAGCTCCAAGAGCGACTGGCCAAACTGAGCAACGGCGTGGCCGTGATCAAGGTTGGCGCGGCGACCGAAACCGAGCTGAAGGAAAAGAAGATGCGATTCGAGGACGCGCTCTCGGCCACCCGAGCGGCCGTCGAAGAAGGCATCGTCCCCGGCGGAGGCGTAACCCTGATTAACATCTTGCCTGCCTTAGAGAACCTTGGCAGCGATCCCGACGAGCGAACCGGCGTTGCCATCGTGCGACGCGCTCTGGAAGAGCCGCTCCGACAGATTGCCGGAAACGCCGGACTTGAAGGCAGCGTCGTCGTCGAAAAGACCAAGTCGCTCGATAAGGGCCACGGCTACAACGCTCTGACGGGCGAATGGGTCGAGATGATGACCGCTGGAATCATCGACCCCGCAAAGGTAACCCGCACGGCGCTGGAGAATGCGGCCAGCATTGCCAGCCTGGTGCTGACCACCGAAACGCTGGTGGCCGAAAAGCCTAAGAAGAAGGAAGCGCCCGCTCCCGGCGGCGCGCCCGATTACGACGACTTCTAA
- a CDS encoding prepilin-type N-terminal cleavage/methylation domain-containing protein: protein MRRKGFTLIELLVVIAIIAILAAILFPVFARAREAARKTQCVSNTRQIGTAFMGYIQDWDERFPMSIYQAVRPGSTQPCLFTVFHAINPYIKNVQIMDCPSEPKAMDVRLGFQPVAGGLCPTGAGTLSELQYSGYIANWCLVEDGNVQALGLVTNGTVSQAQLDYSVNTSVMYDGALSTVATGMDSYGNGRHSELVVASFADGHAGVVKFRQRRNAAGNPFVFTNPTIDNKTAFVFDVVEDGPYRWQNVTRTNPKYNLRGLAAQDPIGRWCWRCPLGTATDQNCN from the coding sequence ATGCGACGTAAAGGTTTCACCCTGATCGAGCTACTGGTCGTGATTGCGATTATCGCGATCTTGGCTGCGATCCTCTTCCCTGTATTTGCCCGCGCTCGCGAAGCGGCGCGAAAGACCCAGTGCGTAAGCAACACTCGCCAGATTGGTACCGCCTTCATGGGCTACATCCAAGATTGGGACGAGCGCTTCCCGATGAGCATCTACCAAGCCGTTCGACCCGGTAGCACGCAGCCCTGTCTGTTCACGGTATTCCACGCCATCAATCCGTATATCAAGAACGTGCAGATCATGGACTGCCCTTCCGAGCCGAAGGCTATGGATGTTCGACTTGGCTTCCAACCAGTCGCAGGCGGCCTATGCCCGACCGGCGCAGGCACCTTGAGCGAGCTTCAGTACTCTGGCTACATCGCCAACTGGTGCTTGGTCGAGGACGGAAACGTCCAGGCCCTCGGTCTGGTGACCAACGGCACCGTGTCTCAAGCGCAGCTTGACTATTCGGTCAACACGTCGGTTATGTACGACGGCGCTCTCAGCACTGTCGCCACCGGCATGGATAGCTACGGCAACGGCCGCCACAGCGAACTCGTGGTCGCTTCGTTCGCCGACGGTCACGCGGGCGTCGTCAAGTTCCGACAGCGGCGCAATGCTGCCGGCAACCCGTTCGTCTTCACCAACCCGACGATCGACAACAAGACGGCCTTCGTATTCGACGTTGTGGAAGACGGCCCCTACCGCTGGCAGAACGTTACCCGCACCAATCCGAAGTACAACCTGCGCGGCCTGGCTGCACAGGATCCGATCGGCCGATGGTGCTGGCGCTGCCCGCTGGGTACGGCAACCGACCAGAACTGCAACTAA
- a CDS encoding co-chaperone GroES: MTLKPLNDKVVIELFESEEKTDSGLILPDTARKRPQEGKVVAVGSGRLLKDGSRAPMALAAGQTVVFSKYAGNEFEFDGKKFLILDEDQVFAIKE, from the coding sequence ATGACGTTAAAACCTCTCAACGATAAGGTCGTCATCGAACTGTTCGAAAGCGAAGAAAAGACCGACAGCGGCTTGATTTTGCCCGACACCGCGCGAAAGCGCCCGCAGGAAGGCAAGGTCGTAGCGGTCGGCTCGGGTCGCTTGCTGAAGGACGGCTCGCGCGCACCGATGGCGCTGGCCGCGGGCCAAACGGTCGTCTTTAGCAAGTACGCCGGCAACGAGTTCGAGTTCGACGGCAAGAAGTTCCTAATCTTGGACGAAGACCAAGTCTTCGCCATCAAAGAATAA
- a CDS encoding redoxin family protein, producing MRALWAIVGLTALAGIGSDQDPAMNRANNVLSDVGGTHIKIGDRIKDFSVKDVSGKTVSLAALRQKGPVAVVFMGTACPVAQRYTVRLNQISAEYGKKGVSVVALFSNSEDTAQAVAKHSKEMGYKFIAAKDERSSLAKQMGATMTPQAYLIGKNGVLLYRGAIDDNRYETRVAKRYLKDALDQALAGKSVKVAEAAAFGCTIHFPDEVSDDGVTYYSQVAAIIQAKCQPCHRPGQVAPFHLMNYADAKQWAAEIKEYTQKRLMPPWKPEPGFGEFLGNRSLTEEEIRTIAEWVDHGAPAGDPNAAPPARPYAGEWNLGKPDFVVEMPEEFEVGPTGEDEYRHFVIPTKFDKDVFINAVDVMPGNPRTVHHVILYVDVSGSGRRLDARDPGPGYSAFGWPGFMPAGTLGGWAPGFTPTTLPSNSGYLLPKGADIVMQVHYYRTGKTERDRSKVGLYFTKTPSPKVVRVAPAIDFRFRIPPGAKNHIVTAQWTAPQDVDLVAITPHMHLIGKSMKVTAKAPNSDKEIPLIYIKDWDFKWQDTYRYKENIRLPKGTVVTASAVYDNSADNPRNPSNPPKWVGWGEKTTDEMCIAFLHMMAADGKDLSGVEQFGGLETQPGGRRE from the coding sequence ATGCGAGCACTTTGGGCGATAGTCGGGCTTACGGCGCTGGCGGGGATTGGATCTGACCAGGACCCAGCGATGAACCGTGCGAACAATGTCTTGAGCGATGTGGGCGGCACGCACATAAAGATCGGCGACCGAATCAAGGACTTCTCGGTCAAGGATGTAAGCGGCAAGACGGTCTCGCTCGCAGCTTTGCGTCAAAAGGGACCGGTTGCGGTCGTCTTTATGGGCACAGCGTGTCCCGTTGCCCAGCGATATACCGTTCGGCTCAATCAGATATCGGCAGAGTATGGCAAGAAGGGCGTTTCGGTGGTCGCTCTTTTCTCAAACAGCGAGGATACGGCGCAGGCCGTCGCCAAGCATTCAAAGGAGATGGGGTACAAGTTTATCGCGGCCAAGGACGAGCGATCGTCCTTGGCCAAGCAGATGGGCGCCACGATGACGCCGCAAGCTTACCTAATCGGCAAGAACGGCGTCTTGCTCTATCGAGGCGCCATCGACGACAACCGATACGAAACCCGCGTTGCCAAGCGCTACCTGAAGGACGCGCTCGATCAAGCGCTGGCGGGTAAATCTGTGAAAGTTGCAGAGGCCGCCGCTTTTGGATGCACCATCCACTTTCCCGATGAGGTGAGCGACGACGGCGTTACCTACTATTCCCAAGTAGCCGCCATCATCCAGGCCAAGTGCCAGCCGTGCCATAGGCCCGGCCAAGTCGCTCCGTTCCATCTGATGAACTATGCGGATGCCAAGCAATGGGCGGCAGAGATCAAAGAGTACACCCAAAAGAGACTAATGCCGCCTTGGAAGCCCGAACCGGGCTTTGGCGAGTTCTTGGGCAACCGATCCCTGACCGAAGAGGAGATTCGGACCATTGCAGAATGGGTCGACCATGGAGCGCCCGCGGGAGACCCCAACGCTGCGCCGCCCGCTAGGCCCTACGCGGGCGAGTGGAACCTGGGCAAGCCGGATTTTGTCGTCGAAATGCCCGAAGAGTTCGAAGTCGGGCCGACCGGGGAGGATGAGTATCGCCACTTTGTGATACCGACCAAGTTCGACAAAGACGTATTCATCAATGCGGTCGATGTGATGCCGGGTAATCCGCGCACCGTGCACCATGTGATTCTGTATGTCGATGTCAGCGGGTCAGGCCGACGATTGGACGCTCGCGATCCCGGGCCGGGCTACAGCGCGTTCGGTTGGCCTGGCTTTATGCCCGCGGGCACATTGGGCGGATGGGCGCCGGGCTTTACCCCTACGACGCTTCCGTCCAACTCGGGCTACCTGCTGCCCAAAGGCGCAGACATCGTGATGCAGGTGCACTACTATCGAACGGGCAAGACCGAGCGGGATCGCTCCAAAGTGGGGCTTTACTTCACCAAAACGCCCAGTCCCAAGGTTGTGCGCGTGGCGCCGGCCATCGACTTTCGATTTCGCATTCCGCCCGGCGCAAAGAATCACATCGTAACCGCACAGTGGACCGCGCCCCAAGATGTGGATCTGGTCGCCATCACGCCGCACATGCACCTGATCGGCAAAAGCATGAAAGTAACCGCCAAGGCGCCCAATTCCGACAAGGAGATCCCTCTGATCTACATCAAGGATTGGGATTTTAAGTGGCAGGACACCTATCGCTATAAGGAGAACATCCGATTGCCGAAGGGGACGGTCGTAACGGCCTCCGCCGTGTACGACAACTCGGCGGACAATCCGCGCAATCCCTCTAATCCGCCTAAGTGGGTCGGATGGGGCGAAAAAACGACGGACGAGATGTGCATCGCGTTCTTGCACATGATGGCCGCCGACGGGAAGGACCTTTCCGGCGTGGAGCAATTCGGGGGCTTAGAAACACAACCAGGGGGAAGAAGAGAATGA
- a CDS encoding DUF167 domain-containing protein, with protein MVIKVKVIPRSAKNSLEETADGSYVARVTAPPIEGAANEAVIKLLAEHFDAAKSRIKLLSGAKSRMKRFELCE; from the coding sequence ATGGTTATCAAAGTGAAGGTGATTCCCCGATCGGCGAAGAACTCTTTAGAAGAAACTGCCGATGGAAGCTATGTGGCGCGGGTAACAGCGCCGCCGATCGAAGGCGCCGCGAATGAGGCTGTGATCAAACTTTTGGCCGAGCATTTTGATGCAGCCAAGTCTCGGATAAAGCTCTTGAGCGGGGCAAAATCGAGGATGAAGAGGTTCGAACTATGCGAGTAA
- a CDS encoding sugar isomerase domain-containing protein: MSLAADYFRRLHEQIEILQSRSLESIQQAAQMCAQSLSSGGAIHIYDTGHLVSRELVNRAGGLAAYQSLTFDLTVNNPNAYRDRKGMQPKDDEDTIADLVKVVLDRSRVRQGDVLIIGTVSGKTAIAVELAIQAIERKVQVIGLTAVDYSSKLKSDHHSGLRLFEVADLVIDNAAPYGDGMMSLEGIDAPFCPASGLGAAAALWAMTAELIEIMTREAKPPTVFHSINRPDGKELYEKSIERFAELGY; the protein is encoded by the coding sequence ATGAGCTTGGCCGCCGACTATTTTAGACGTTTGCACGAACAGATCGAGATTCTCCAGTCTCGCTCTCTCGAATCGATCCAGCAAGCCGCCCAAATGTGCGCTCAGTCGCTTTCATCAGGGGGCGCCATACACATCTATGACACCGGGCATCTGGTCTCGCGCGAGTTGGTCAACCGTGCGGGAGGGTTGGCCGCCTATCAGTCGCTGACCTTCGATCTGACCGTCAACAATCCGAACGCCTATAGAGACCGCAAAGGCATGCAGCCCAAGGACGACGAGGACACGATCGCCGATCTGGTAAAGGTCGTGCTGGATCGAAGCCGAGTTCGACAAGGCGATGTGCTGATTATTGGCACTGTGTCGGGCAAGACGGCCATCGCGGTCGAACTGGCTATTCAAGCTATCGAACGTAAAGTGCAAGTCATTGGGTTAACGGCAGTAGACTACTCGTCAAAGCTAAAGTCGGATCACCATAGCGGGCTGCGCCTTTTTGAAGTGGCCGACCTCGTGATCGATAACGCCGCGCCCTATGGCGACGGCATGATGAGCCTTGAGGGAATCGACGCGCCGTTCTGCCCGGCCTCCGGATTGGGAGCCGCCGCGGCTCTGTGGGCCATGACGGCCGAACTGATAGAGATCATGACCCGAGAAGCCAAACCGCCGACGGTCTTTCATAGCATCAACCGACCGGACGGCAAAGAACTTTACGAAAAAAGCATCGAACGCTTTGCCGAATTAGGCTATTGA